The stretch of DNA AAAACGGAATATACCTCCATTGCTTAAAGCTATTTCGGCAGACCAGATATTTTCAGAACTCTGAGTAAACTCTACGGTATCATCGTTAAAGCCCCAGCCTCCGGGCACGGCATCACCTACTGCCCAAAGGGATGGCAATTTATCATACTCTTCTAAGGTTATTTTTTTATTATTGGCATTAATGGTTAAGGTATAAGCACCGGGAGTACCAATAAATCTAAAGTTTTCATCACCACTACCATCATTTTCAAAATTTGCATCTATCTCAAAGCCTTCATTGGCATAAAAGGCATAGTTATTATTAGTGTCCCATGTTCCAAAGGTTTGAAAAAAACGGAATACACCTGAGTTTAAATCAAGATTAGCAGTCCATATACCTCCAAAGGTTTGCGTGAATTCAATGGTGTCATCATTAAAACCCCAACCGCCAGGTACAGCATCACCTACTGTCCATAATGAGGGAAAAGGTCCTGTTCCCAGCAACGTAATGGTTTTATCATGATCATTTATTTCTAATACATATTCTCCTATGGTTCCTGTAAATCTGAAGTTTTGATCTCCATCTCCTGCATTTTCTAGATTAGCATCGATAGTATAACCTTGATCAGCAAAATAAGCATAATTTAAACCACTTGCCCAGTCGTCTTTTATAGTAAAAAACCTGAAAGTGCCAGGAGACAGATTTACAGTAGCTTTTCTTATTCCGAAAATAGGAGATTCTACCAAGGTAGCGTCGTCAAAACTCCATCCTCCCGGTAAGGTATCTCCTAAAGCATAAAAAGGCTCTGAAATCACAGGTTCTAACACTATAGTTTTTGCATTATGATCTATTTCTAAAGTATAAAGCCCCTCAGTACCTTCAAAAACAAAATTGTCGTCGCCATCACCAACTCCTTTAAGTTTAGCATCTATAGTGTAACCTCTATTAACAAAATATTGGTACCCAATTCCCGAGGTCCAATCGCCTTCAGTTTGAAAAAACCTAAAGTGACCTTCGGCTAAATTAACTTCGATGCTGTTTGATGTTCCATCACATGTAATTTCAATAGCATTATCCCAATTCCATAAAGCATCTGGCACACCATTGCCTAACGCCCAAATACTTGAGCAAGTAATATCTGGCATATAACTATCGTTTAAGGCATTAAGCCCTAAAGTTGGATTTCCATTATTATCAAATAATGTAGCATTATCCCAATGCGATCCAGAATCTGCCCAAAGCGTACCACAACCTGTTGATACCCATGCTGGTTCCCAGTATACGAAACCAAAACCATTGCCTTCCTTTATTTCTCTTTTTAAATCTAAAAGAAACTCTAACTGGCCTTGTTGCGTTGCTGGATATACCGATTTACCTAATATATTATTAGCAACATCTGCATTTTCAGTTGTAAACGGATATGCCGTTTCTACAATCATTACCTTTTTATTGTAACTAGAGCCTAAAGTTACTATGGCATCTGAAACATCTGACACTTGATAATCTGACCATTTTGGGTAATATGACACACCAATCCAATCGTAATTTACTATACCATTTTCATTAGCTTGTTCAAACCACCATAAAGCGTTTTCTGGTTGCGCAATATGTAGCATGATTTGAACTCTTGCCTCATACTTTTTAGAAATGTCTCTTACTGCTTGAATACCCTTATTTAGAAGAAAGGCATTGCGTTCCCAATCAATGTCTACCGCTCCTGCTTCTTTGTTTAAAATATTGCTATTTATTTCGTTACCTATTTGAACAATTTCTGGCAATAACTCTTTTGCAGCTAAATTATTTAAGGTTTCATAGGTATAATTGTATAATCTTTCTCCTAATGCTTCGGTATCATCTACAACATCTAACCAAGCTGAAGGTATTATTTGATTTCCAGGATCTGCCCAAGTATCAGAATAGTGAAAGTCTAACAAAACATCCATACCTTGTTCTTTAGAACTGCTTATGGTTTTCTCTACATCTTCTATATTAGAATATGCTGTCCATTCTGAAGGATCGTTCCATAAGCGAACTCTTACCAGATTATTCCCTGCATTTTTAAATATTTCATATGGATTTGCATTATTTCCCGATAAGTCGTTATAGCTGGCACCGCAATCTAACATTTCGTTTACATATGAAAGGTCAGACCCGTTGTAGAACTTCTGTTCAAAATTATTTTCAAAATTTATATCCGGATTTTCAGTATTTATCACTTCATAGGTTTCACAGCCTATACATACAGTGATAAGTATACTGAAAGCTAAATATGTTATAATGTGTTTCATGTGTTTGTTTTTTGTTTAGTAATCTGGATTTTGCTCAATAATGCCATTACCTTCTAGAATGACATCGGATGGTATTGGAAAAAGAATATGTTTTGAACTGGCACTGGTTGCTCCACGTTCAACAGCTTTCTCAATAAATTTGCCATGGCGAATTAAGTCTTGCCTTCTATGACCTTCGCAAAACAATTCACGTCCTCTTTCATCTAAAATAGCATCTCTAAATTGGTCTTGTGTTAGCCCGCTCCATGATGAAACTCCAGCTCTGTCACGCACCTGATTCACATATTGGTAGGCATCTGATGGGCCTCTTTGTTCATTAATAGCTTCAGCTACTGATAATAATACATCTGCATATCTGTAAATAACCCAATCCACAGAATAACTCGGGCCATTACCTTGTATGCTTGTATATTTAAGTGGGATGGCTCCTCTTAATCCATTATCCCTGTCTACAAACTCGCCACCGCTATTTGTATATTCTGAAATAATGGTATTGGTTCTTAGATCGCCATTCTCAAATTTATCATAAAACTCCCAAGGCATAGAATAACCATACCATCCGCCTCCGCGTTCTATTGATGTAGTTCCTGCTAATCCTTGAGCATACCCTCCAGGAAATAAATGTTGCATAAACCAATTTGGTACTGCATCATTACTTACTATAGCATAGATAAGCTCATTATTACCAGAAGTAATAAATATATCCTCATAACTAGAGTTTAATGTATAGGCCCCTGAATTAACAATGTCTTTCCCTATAGCTTCAGCATTAACCCAGGCTTTTTTATGCATATAGAGTTTTAATAGTAATGTTCTGGCTAATCCTTTTGAAGCTCTACCCCAATCTCCTGTACCGTTGTATTTTTCCGGTAATTCTTCTGTGCTAATAGCATCTAGTAAATCTTGTTCTATAACACCAGTGTATGCATCATCTGACCACCTTGGAGTAATGTCTGTATCACTTAATGTTTCAGGGTCAATTTTTGCATTTACTGGTCCAAAGAAATCGTATAGTATATACATTAGCCATGCACGCAATGTTTTTGCTTCTGCTAAATATCTATTTTTTATTAAATTGTTTACCGACGACTTTTCAATTTTGTCAATAATATCTGTTGCTCTAGCCACATATCTGATTCTGGAATAGGCAGAAGCACCAGTTCCAGAAAATGTAGCTGGACCCCAAGTGAAGTTTAAAATATCAGCGTCCCAATCATTCCAAAGCTCATCAGTAGTTAGCATACTTCTCATTACATAAGTTCGGTTGTTTGCATTATAGAGGTTGGCATACCAAATGCCTACTCCAGGATCTTCTGCACCCCAGTCTATAGAGAAAGAACTATATAATGCTACTAATGCTGCATTAAAATCTTTTTCCGTCTGAAAGAAATTTTCAGGCGTTAAATCACTAAAGACTTTTGATTCTAACTCATCTTCACAGCCCACTGTTAGCATAAAAAGAGCGAATAAGAACGATAAAATTAATACATTTTTAAATCTATTTTTCATAATGTCTTTTTTTTAGTTTAAAATTGAATATCAACTCCTATTGTTGATGATAAGGCTTGAGGGTAGGGATTAGTAGTATCTAACTCTGGATCAAACCCATCATAATCAGTAAATAGGGCTACATTTTGTAAATCCACAAAAAATCGAAGCTTATTAAATGGTAGTTTTGAATCATCTGCTATAGGAAGGTTATACCCTAAATTGATATTCTTGATTCTTAAAAAACTGGTTTTTTTCAATAAGAAATCGGTATTACCCGCTGGATTATTTCCGCTGTAAGGGTTTGAGGCTATTCCAGGTAAAAACCCATTAGGGTTGTCAAAAGACCATATATCTTTTACACTAGTAAGGGTGTTTGAGGGCGTTGAGTTAGATAACCTAAAAGAATTTGGGTACAACCCAAAACCTCTAGGTGCTCCGGCATTACCATAAGCAAAAGCTCTTAATGTGAAGTTTTTGTATCTAAAATTGGTGCCTATACCAAAATTTACTCTTGGTCCCCATGTACCTAACTTAACCACATCTTTTACATCTAAAACACCATCATTATTTTGGTCTATAAATCTAACATTACCAGGGAATGCTCCTGCCATGTAGTTTGGTACTTCTTCTAATGATCTTATAATACCATCGGTTTCCCAACCATAAAAATCACCTAATTGGTCATTTTCACCAACATACTCTGGTAAAGTGACATTAGGGTTACGTTCTACCCATTCTGATCTACTGGTTGTAAAGGTGAAGTTTGTACTCCATTCAAAGTTCTCTGTTAGAACATTAGTTGTATTTAAGGCAACATCAATTCCTCTTGCTCTTGTAGAGCCAACATTTGTAACTACTCTACCTACCGCATTGTTTGATGGTAAAGGGTCAAAATCTATTAAATCCTTTGCCTTTTTTTCATAAAGTTCTACACTTCCACTTACTCTATCATTAAAAAAGCCAAAGTCTAAACCGATATCAATACTAGTGTTGGTTTCCCATTTAAAATCAGGATTTGCTACTTGTGATAGTACAACTCCTGG from Flavivirga spongiicola encodes:
- a CDS encoding RagB/SusD family nutrient uptake outer membrane protein — protein: MKNRFKNVLILSFLFALFMLTVGCEDELESKVFSDLTPENFFQTEKDFNAALVALYSSFSIDWGAEDPGVGIWYANLYNANNRTYVMRSMLTTDELWNDWDADILNFTWGPATFSGTGASAYSRIRYVARATDIIDKIEKSSVNNLIKNRYLAEAKTLRAWLMYILYDFFGPVNAKIDPETLSDTDITPRWSDDAYTGVIEQDLLDAISTEELPEKYNGTGDWGRASKGLARTLLLKLYMHKKAWVNAEAIGKDIVNSGAYTLNSSYEDIFITSGNNELIYAIVSNDAVPNWFMQHLFPGGYAQGLAGTTSIERGGGWYGYSMPWEFYDKFENGDLRTNTIISEYTNSGGEFVDRDNGLRGAIPLKYTSIQGNGPSYSVDWVIYRYADVLLSVAEAINEQRGPSDAYQYVNQVRDRAGVSSWSGLTQDQFRDAILDERGRELFCEGHRRQDLIRHGKFIEKAVERGATSASSKHILFPIPSDVILEGNGIIEQNPDY
- a CDS encoding glycoside hydrolase family 53 protein, whose translation is MKHIITYLAFSILITVCIGCETYEVINTENPDINFENNFEQKFYNGSDLSYVNEMLDCGASYNDLSGNNANPYEIFKNAGNNLVRVRLWNDPSEWTAYSNIEDVEKTISSSKEQGMDVLLDFHYSDTWADPGNQIIPSAWLDVVDDTEALGERLYNYTYETLNNLAAKELLPEIVQIGNEINSNILNKEAGAVDIDWERNAFLLNKGIQAVRDISKKYEARVQIMLHIAQPENALWWFEQANENGIVNYDWIGVSYYPKWSDYQVSDVSDAIVTLGSSYNKKVMIVETAYPFTTENADVANNILGKSVYPATQQGQLEFLLDLKREIKEGNGFGFVYWEPAWVSTGCGTLWADSGSHWDNATLFDNNGNPTLGLNALNDSYMPDITCSSIWALGNGVPDALWNWDNAIEITCDGTSNSIEVNLAEGHFRFFQTEGDWTSGIGYQYFVNRGYTIDAKLKGVGDGDDNFVFEGTEGLYTLEIDHNAKTIVLEPVISEPFYALGDTLPGGWSFDDATLVESPIFGIRKATVNLSPGTFRFFTIKDDWASGLNYAYFADQGYTIDANLENAGDGDQNFRFTGTIGEYVLEINDHDKTITLLGTGPFPSLWTVGDAVPGGWGFNDDTIEFTQTFGGIWTANLDLNSGVFRFFQTFGTWDTNNNYAFYANEGFEIDANFENDGSGDENFRFIGTPGAYTLTINANNKKITLEEYDKLPSLWAVGDAVPGGWGFNDDTVEFTQSSENIWSAEIALSNGGIFRFFQTFDTWDTNNNYAFYAGEGYTIDTNFSEQDAADKNFLFNGTTGLYTLTINGNDKTITLE